In Pseudonocardia sp. C8, one genomic interval encodes:
- a CDS encoding MFS transporter, with the protein MASTDPHAGGGSVADTTGSAPQQVRRVAVTSAIGTTIEWYDFFIYATAAALVFNSQFFSTLSAASGTLAAFATLGVGLVARPLGGVVWGHFGDLVGRKRMLVASLLLMGFATVGVGLLPTYAQIGVAAPVLLVVLRLLQGLSAGGEWGGAALMSVEHAPPDRRGRYGSFPQVGVPAGLILAQLVFLAVSNLTTPEQFAAWGWRIPFLLSILLVVVGLVIRLRVEESPVFAMLRENRTRSRAPIVEVFAHRPRELVLASLSFIANNAIGYIFLAYLLSYGTQVLKVPRNIMIVVVVIGSVSWLASIVGGAIWSDRVGRKRAYLVGSVLLVLWPVPFFLLLDTTAFPAMVVAVVVLTAALGLSYGPQSALFAEMFEARYRYSGASFSYAVGAVLGGGFAPLIATALQQGYGTSTAVAVYMVVVAVISLVAIVFIRETHRPDAPARLS; encoded by the coding sequence ATGGCATCCACCGACCCGCACGCGGGTGGCGGGAGCGTCGCCGACACCACCGGCTCCGCTCCACAGCAGGTCCGCCGCGTCGCCGTCACGAGCGCGATCGGCACGACGATCGAGTGGTACGACTTCTTCATCTACGCCACGGCTGCGGCCCTGGTGTTCAACAGCCAGTTCTTCTCGACGCTGTCCGCGGCGTCGGGCACGCTCGCCGCCTTCGCGACGCTGGGCGTCGGCCTCGTCGCCCGGCCGCTCGGCGGCGTCGTCTGGGGGCACTTCGGTGACCTCGTCGGCCGCAAACGGATGCTGGTCGCCTCGCTCCTGCTGATGGGCTTCGCGACGGTCGGCGTCGGGCTGCTGCCGACCTACGCGCAGATCGGGGTGGCCGCGCCGGTGCTGCTCGTCGTCCTGCGGCTGCTGCAGGGACTGTCCGCCGGCGGCGAGTGGGGCGGCGCCGCACTGATGTCGGTCGAGCACGCGCCGCCCGACCGGCGCGGCCGCTACGGCTCGTTCCCGCAGGTCGGTGTCCCGGCCGGGCTGATCCTCGCCCAGCTGGTGTTCCTCGCCGTCTCCAACCTGACCACGCCGGAGCAGTTCGCGGCCTGGGGGTGGCGGATCCCGTTCCTGCTGTCGATCCTGCTGGTCGTCGTCGGCCTGGTGATCCGGCTGCGGGTCGAGGAGAGCCCGGTCTTCGCGATGCTGCGGGAGAACCGCACGCGCAGCCGCGCGCCGATCGTCGAGGTGTTCGCCCACCGGCCGCGCGAGCTGGTGCTCGCCTCGCTGAGCTTCATCGCGAACAACGCGATCGGCTACATCTTCCTGGCCTACCTGCTGTCCTACGGGACTCAGGTGCTAAAGGTCCCGCGCAACATCATGATCGTCGTGGTGGTCATCGGCTCGGTGAGCTGGCTGGCCAGCATCGTCGGCGGCGCGATCTGGTCGGACCGGGTCGGCCGGAAGCGGGCCTACCTCGTCGGCTCGGTGCTGCTGGTCCTGTGGCCGGTCCCGTTCTTCCTGCTGCTGGACACGACGGCGTTCCCCGCGATGGTGGTCGCCGTGGTCGTGTTGACGGCCGCGCTGGGGCTGTCCTACGGGCCGCAGTCGGCCTTGTTCGCGGAGATGTTCGAGGCGCGCTACCGCTACAGCGGGGCCTCGTTCTCCTACGCCGTCGGCGCGGTGCTCGGCGGCGGCTTCGCGCCGCTGATCGCCACCGCGCTGCAGCAGGGCTACGGCACGTCGACGGCCGTCGCGGTCTACATGGTCGTCGTCGCGGTGATCTCGCTGGTGGCGATCGTGTTCATCCGCGAGACGCACCGCCCGGACGCGCCGGCCCGGCTGTCCTGA
- a CDS encoding NAD(+) synthase, whose protein sequence is MDFRSVYRHHFLRAAATTLHTAMARPDANAAAVLDIARECHDDGVGLVVFPELTLSGYSIEDILLQDTLLEAVERELVTLAEATTDLLPVLVVGAPLRYRHRLYNCAVVIHRGRILGVAPKSYLPTYREFYERRQVAAGDDVRGATIHIGGDGYPFGPDLLFAAEDLPGFVLHVEICEDVWVPIPPSAEAALAGATVLANLSGSPITVGRAEDRRLLCRSTSSRCLAGYVFAAAGEGESTTDVSWDGQTMIYENGERLAESDRFPEGPRRAVADLDLDLIAAERRRQGTFDDNRRTHAARTGGFRTVGFRLDPPGHDIGLRRTVERFPFVPADPARLEQDCYEAYSIQVAGLEQRLRAIGQPKVVIGVSGGLDSTHALIVAARAMDRLGRPRSDVLAFTMPGFATSDHTRSNAVALSKALGVTFSTLDITGTARTMLAEIGHPFGRGEPVYDVTFENVQAGLRTDYLFRLANQRGGIVLGTGDLSELALGWSTYGVGDQMSHYNVNGGVPKTLMQHLIRWVISSKQFDDTVSGVLQSVLDTEITPELVPADGTREIQSSQATVGPYALQDFTLWYTLRLGFRPSKIAFLAGHAWSDPSDGAWPPGFPEGERPAYTAAEIRSWLQVFAKRFFAFAQFKRSALPNGPKVSAGGALSPRGDWRAPSDMSAALWLAEIEREVPET, encoded by the coding sequence GTGGACTTCCGCTCCGTCTATCGCCACCACTTCCTGCGGGCCGCCGCGACGACGCTGCACACCGCGATGGCCCGGCCGGACGCGAACGCCGCCGCCGTGCTGGACATCGCGCGCGAGTGCCACGACGACGGCGTCGGGCTGGTCGTGTTCCCGGAGCTGACCCTGTCCGGCTACTCGATCGAGGACATCCTGCTGCAGGACACGCTCCTCGAGGCCGTCGAGCGGGAGCTGGTGACGCTGGCGGAGGCGACGACCGACCTGCTGCCGGTGCTGGTCGTCGGGGCGCCGCTGCGGTACCGGCACCGGCTGTACAACTGCGCCGTGGTCATCCACCGGGGCCGGATCCTCGGGGTGGCGCCGAAGTCGTACCTGCCGACCTACCGCGAGTTCTACGAGCGCCGCCAGGTCGCGGCCGGTGACGACGTCCGCGGGGCGACCATCCACATCGGGGGCGACGGGTACCCGTTCGGCCCCGACCTTCTCTTCGCCGCGGAGGACCTGCCGGGGTTCGTGCTGCACGTCGAGATCTGCGAGGACGTCTGGGTGCCGATCCCGCCGTCGGCCGAGGCCGCGCTGGCCGGGGCCACCGTGCTGGCGAACCTGTCCGGCTCGCCGATCACGGTCGGCCGCGCCGAGGACCGGCGCCTGCTGTGCCGGTCGACGTCGTCGCGCTGCCTGGCCGGCTACGTCTTCGCCGCCGCGGGCGAGGGCGAGTCCACGACGGACGTCTCGTGGGACGGCCAGACGATGATCTACGAGAACGGCGAGCGGCTCGCCGAGTCCGACCGCTTCCCGGAGGGGCCCCGCCGGGCCGTCGCCGACCTCGACCTGGACCTCATCGCCGCCGAGCGGCGCCGGCAGGGCACCTTCGACGACAACCGCCGCACGCACGCCGCCCGCACCGGCGGCTTCCGGACGGTGGGCTTCCGGCTCGACCCGCCGGGGCACGACATCGGCCTGCGCCGCACCGTGGAGCGCTTCCCGTTCGTGCCGGCGGACCCGGCGCGGCTCGAGCAGGACTGCTACGAGGCGTACTCGATCCAGGTCGCCGGGCTGGAGCAGCGGTTGCGCGCGATCGGCCAGCCGAAGGTCGTGATCGGGGTGTCCGGGGGGCTCGACTCCACCCACGCCCTCATCGTCGCGGCCCGCGCGATGGACCGTCTGGGACGCCCGCGCAGTGACGTCCTCGCGTTCACGATGCCCGGGTTCGCCACCTCCGACCACACCCGCTCCAACGCGGTCGCGCTGTCCAAGGCGCTCGGGGTCACGTTCTCGACCCTCGACATCACCGGCACCGCGCGCACGATGCTCGCCGAGATCGGGCACCCGTTCGGCCGCGGCGAGCCGGTCTACGACGTCACCTTCGAGAACGTCCAGGCCGGGCTGCGCACCGACTACCTGTTCCGGCTGGCCAATCAGCGCGGCGGGATCGTGCTCGGCACCGGGGACCTCTCCGAGCTGGCCCTGGGCTGGTCGACCTACGGCGTCGGCGACCAGATGTCGCACTACAACGTCAACGGCGGAGTCCCGAAGACGCTGATGCAGCACCTGATCCGCTGGGTGATCTCCTCGAAGCAGTTCGACGACACGGTGTCCGGGGTGCTGCAGTCGGTGCTCGACACCGAGATCACCCCGGAGCTGGTGCCCGCCGACGGCACCCGGGAGATCCAGTCCAGCCAGGCGACCGTCGGGCCGTACGCGCTGCAGGACTTCACGCTCTGGTACACGCTGCGGCTCGGCTTCCGCCCGTCGAAGATCGCCTTCCTCGCCGGGCACGCCTGGTCCGACCCGTCAGACGGCGCCTGGCCGCCCGGGTTCCCCGAGGGCGAGCGCCCCGCCTACACCGCGGCGGAGATCCGGAGCTGGCTGCAGGTCTTCGCGAAGCGCTTCTTCGCCTTCGCCCAGTTCAAACGCTCGGCGCTGCCCAACGGTCCGAAGGTCTCGGCCGGGGGCGCGCTCTCGCCGCGCGGGGACTGGCGGGCGCCGTCGGACATGTCGGCGGCGCTGTGGCTCGCCGAGATCGAGCGCGAGGTCCCGGAGACCTGA
- a CDS encoding PhoX family phosphatase: MADRCPGDTPDAGARRTLPVIDRLRPGRQGLTCRYKCGDACAKPEPNRSSNGYFGDVLQTVLDRRGVLRAGAVVGLTAGTGAALAGTASAGTPALEQRHPLAPAEQPEPPRGLRYGTVEPNLDDTIRVPEDYASNVVIRWGDPIFPDAPEFDFEHQTAAAQARQFGYNNDFCGILPIDGAGTRYVMYSNHEYTLEPLMFRGYDEENPTEEQIRIGMAAHGGGIVEVTRDPRTGELHHDRAGALNRRITADTEMAFDGPAAGSAALRTKADPSGRTVKGMVGNCAGGTTPWGTFLTGEENFDGYFASGPVTDPRQERYGIEQGSSERKWERVDPRWDLAQEPNEANRFGYIVEIDPHDPSSKPVKHTALGRFKHEGAGVQLTEDGRPVVYMGDDERFDYVYKFVSDKRMRRGTSREAREHNATLLSSGTLYVAVFTGDSPPAEITGNGALPRDGQFDGAGVWKPLASTTKSYVDGMSVADVFVFTRLAADRVGATKMDRPEDVEPSPRTGKVYLACTNNSDRGKAGEAGADEANPRNANQHGHVIELTETADDPAATTFGWNILLVCGNPDDPSTYFGGFDKSQVSPITSPDNVAFDGYGNLWLATDSGQALEINDGLYGVVLDGPQRGSTRLFASVPVGAECCGPVVDETFVLISVQHPGDVDDASPEAPASHWPDGGAAQPRPAVVAIRHLEGGRPAKIGV; the protein is encoded by the coding sequence GTGGCCGACCGCTGCCCCGGCGACACCCCGGACGCCGGCGCCCGCCGCACGCTCCCCGTCATCGACCGCCTCCGGCCCGGACGCCAGGGTCTGACCTGCCGGTACAAGTGCGGCGACGCGTGTGCGAAGCCGGAGCCGAACCGGTCGTCGAACGGGTACTTCGGGGACGTCCTGCAGACCGTGCTCGACCGGCGCGGGGTCCTGCGCGCGGGCGCGGTTGTCGGGCTCACCGCCGGGACCGGCGCCGCGCTGGCCGGCACCGCGTCGGCGGGCACCCCGGCCCTGGAGCAGCGGCACCCGCTGGCGCCCGCGGAGCAGCCGGAGCCGCCGCGCGGGCTGCGCTACGGGACGGTCGAGCCGAACCTCGACGACACGATCCGCGTCCCGGAGGACTACGCCTCCAACGTCGTGATCCGCTGGGGTGACCCGATCTTCCCGGACGCGCCGGAGTTCGACTTCGAGCACCAGACGGCCGCCGCCCAGGCCCGCCAGTTCGGTTACAACAACGACTTCTGCGGGATCCTGCCGATCGACGGCGCCGGCACCCGCTACGTCATGTACTCCAACCACGAGTACACGCTCGAGCCGCTGATGTTCCGCGGCTACGACGAGGAGAACCCCACCGAGGAGCAGATCCGGATCGGCATGGCCGCGCACGGCGGCGGGATCGTCGAGGTCACCCGGGACCCGCGGACCGGCGAGCTGCACCACGACCGCGCCGGGGCGCTGAACCGCCGGATCACCGCGGACACCGAGATGGCGTTCGACGGCCCGGCCGCCGGCTCGGCCGCGCTGCGGACGAAGGCCGACCCCTCCGGCCGGACGGTCAAGGGCATGGTCGGCAACTGCGCCGGAGGCACCACCCCGTGGGGCACGTTCCTGACCGGCGAGGAGAACTTCGACGGCTACTTCGCCTCCGGTCCGGTGACCGACCCGCGCCAGGAGCGCTACGGCATCGAGCAGGGCTCCTCGGAGCGCAAGTGGGAGCGCGTCGACCCGCGCTGGGACCTCGCGCAGGAGCCCAACGAGGCGAACCGGTTCGGCTACATCGTCGAGATCGACCCGCACGACCCGTCGTCGAAGCCGGTCAAGCACACCGCGCTGGGCCGCTTCAAGCACGAGGGGGCCGGCGTCCAGCTCACGGAGGACGGCCGCCCGGTCGTCTACATGGGAGACGACGAGCGCTTCGACTACGTCTACAAGTTCGTGTCGGACAAGCGGATGCGCCGCGGGACCAGCCGGGAGGCGCGCGAGCACAACGCGACGCTGCTGTCGTCCGGCACGCTCTACGTCGCGGTCTTCACCGGGGACAGCCCGCCTGCGGAGATCACCGGCAACGGGGCGCTGCCGCGTGACGGGCAGTTCGACGGTGCAGGCGTGTGGAAGCCGCTCGCATCCACCACCAAGTCCTACGTGGACGGGATGAGCGTCGCCGACGTCTTCGTGTTCACCCGTCTCGCCGCCGACCGGGTCGGGGCGACCAAGATGGACCGCCCCGAGGACGTCGAGCCGAGCCCGCGGACCGGCAAGGTCTACCTCGCCTGCACCAACAACTCCGACCGCGGCAAGGCGGGCGAGGCCGGTGCCGACGAGGCCAACCCGCGCAACGCCAACCAGCACGGGCACGTCATCGAGCTGACCGAGACCGCCGACGACCCGGCGGCGACGACGTTCGGCTGGAACATCCTGCTGGTCTGCGGCAACCCGGACGACCCGTCGACCTACTTCGGAGGGTTCGACAAGTCGCAGGTCAGCCCGATCACCTCGCCGGACAACGTCGCGTTCGACGGCTACGGGAACCTGTGGCTGGCCACCGACTCCGGCCAGGCCCTGGAGATCAACGACGGGCTCTACGGCGTCGTGCTGGACGGGCCGCAGCGCGGCTCGACCCGGCTGTTCGCCAGCGTGCCGGTCGGGGCGGAGTGCTGCGGACCGGTCGTCGACGAGACGTTCGTGCTGATCTCGGTGCAGCACCCGGGCGACGTCGACGACGCCTCGCCGGAGGCCCCGGCCTCGCACTGGCCGGACGGGGGTGCCGCGCAGCCGCGTCCGGCCGTCGTCGCGATCCGGCACCTGGAGGGCGGGCGACCGGCGAAGATCGGGGTGTAG
- a CDS encoding response regulator transcription factor: MTLDAIREATDLRVRGHDGAEVIRRAARVLVVDSEPVVRHGIRALLTAEPDLVPAGEAASPRDALMAAERTRPDAIVVDIEFGRDERPGLDLIRTLLDRCRGVKVLVLTGCRDRDSMMRTVRLGVHGYLRKGADTAEIVRALRTVLRGEGVFDPGTGGAGPPLQVLRDPSRAPGPDLCKTSLLTDRENQVLRLLAVGLSNREIGARLRISEATVKFHVRNLRDKLEVRRRTEIVYTAARQGIV, encoded by the coding sequence ATGACGCTCGATGCCATTCGTGAGGCCACCGATCTGCGAGTTCGCGGGCACGACGGCGCGGAGGTGATCCGTCGCGCGGCCCGGGTTCTCGTCGTCGACTCCGAGCCGGTCGTGCGCCACGGGATCCGCGCGTTGCTGACCGCCGAGCCCGACCTCGTCCCGGCCGGGGAGGCCGCCTCCCCGCGGGACGCGCTCATGGCCGCCGAGCGGACCCGGCCGGACGCGATCGTCGTCGACATCGAGTTCGGTCGCGACGAGCGCCCCGGCCTGGACCTGATCCGCACGCTGCTGGACCGCTGCCGCGGGGTGAAGGTCCTCGTCCTGACCGGTTGCCGGGACCGCGACTCGATGATGCGGACCGTCCGGCTGGGGGTGCACGGCTACCTGCGCAAGGGCGCGGACACGGCCGAGATCGTGCGTGCGCTGCGCACCGTGCTGCGCGGCGAGGGCGTGTTCGACCCGGGCACGGGCGGCGCCGGGCCGCCGCTGCAGGTGCTGCGTGACCCGTCCCGGGCCCCGGGCCCCGACCTGTGCAAGACCTCCCTGCTCACCGACCGGGAGAACCAGGTGCTGCGGCTGCTCGCCGTCGGGCTCAGCAACCGGGAGATCGGTGCCCGGCTGCGGATCTCCGAGGCCACCGTCAAGTTCCACGTCCGGAACCTGCGCGACAAGCTCGAGGTGCGGCGCCGCACCGAGATCGTCTACACGGCCGCACGGCAGGGCATCGTCTGA